DNA from Vibrio japonicus:
AGAGTTTCGTGTGTGGTTTTCCAGTTCGCGCGGTGACTCGCCAATCAATTGCACGGATATCGTCTCCGGCTTGATACTGGCGCACTTCGCTAAAGTCCATCCCTCTGCCTAGCTGGCGGCTTTGGTGCTGGCCAAGCATTTGTGACCACAAGCTTTTTGCAGGTGGCAGCCACTTTACGCATTGCTGTTTGTAGTACAGCAGCTCGTCGAGTGTCAGATTGACGCCATCACTGTGTGGAGGTAATGCATTTTCCATCACAACAACCTTACGCACTACCAACCAGTGACAATAACTTGTTGATCACTTGGTTCGGATGAATGCCCTCAGCTTGCGCATGATAACTAAGCAGCAGTCGGTGTCGAAGTACCGGAAACGCCATTTGCTGAACATCCTCAGGAGAAACAAAATCTCGGCCGTTTAACCAAGCGTGAGCGCGTGCGCAGCGGTCCAACGCAATGGTTGCGCGCGGGCTTACACCCATTTCAATCCAATGACTTAATGTATCGTCATACTTCTTAGGTTGGCGCGTCGCCATCACAAGGCGAATGATGTATTGCTCCACGCTTTCTGCCATGTGGGTATTCAACACTTCCTGACGCGCAGCAAAAATATCATTTTGACTAATGACGGGTGGCGTTTGGGTCGTATCACCTTTCGCTTCACCACGGTTAAGGCGCAGAATCTCAAGTTCGCTCTCGGCGCTTGGGTAATCCACATCAAGGTGCAGCAAAAATCGGTCGAGCTGAGCTTCTGGGAGAGGATACGTGCCTTCTTGTTCAATCGGGTTTTGAGTTGCCATGACTAAAAAAAGCGCTGGCAAGGCATAGGTTTTACGCCCAGCGGTGATTTGTTTTTCCGCCATTGCTTCTAGCATGGCTGCCTGTACTTTCGCTGGCGCACGGTTAATCTCATCGGCCAGAATCAGCGAATTAAAAATAGGTCCAGCCTGAAAGGTAAACTCCCCCGTCTCAGGGCGGAAGATATCGGTGCCCGTTAAATCAGCAGGTAACAGATCTGGAGTAAACTGGATTCGGTGAAAGTCACCTTCGATGCAATCTGCGAGGGATTTGACTGCGCGGGTTTTTGCTAGCCCAGGAGGTCCTTCGACCAAAATGTGACCATCGGCAAGTAAGGCGACCAATAGCTGATTCACTAATTCGGTCTGTCCGATAACTTGGCTATTTAGGTACTCACGTAGTTGCAAAAGCGCTTCTGAATGCATCGATTTGTTTCTCCTGATTTTTTCACTTAGTGGATGTTAACCCCAAAAAGTTCCTCGTTGATGACTTAACTCTGTGCAAGTGGACAAAAAAGAGTCAAAAAGTGACTGGCGAGAGAAAAATATCACAATTTTTTATGACTAAATAATATATGGGGCTATTTCTTTAATTCCAAAGCGTTACGCTCAAACGCCCCAAAATAAAAACGTTTGCGCTAAATTCGACTGGAGAATTTTGCATTTAAGAGCGTAAAGGAATGATGTCCAGTGTCGATATAAAAGGCCTAAGGTTCGGCGTCTCGATTAACGGTTTAGAGTGCTGCTGACAAGAAAACGTTCACATCATTGCTTCAATAGGCAGATAAATATATGAAACTTAATTCCATCACAATTAAGCAAAAGGTGGTTGCAGGCATTACTTTTGCTGTGCTGGCATCCACAGTGATTGTCGGTGTTTTAGCTCAGAACCAAGCTCGTGGTGTGCTTGAGCATCGTCTTATCGACATTGAACTTCCGTCAATGCTCGATCAGGTTAGCGACCAAATTGATTATGAGGTTACCCAGTTATTATCAGCCGCTGAACAGTTAGCCAACAACGAATTTATTCAACAAGCGGTTAATACCACGCAAGTTGACGCGTTTGATGAAGCGCTGCTTGTTAAAGAGTTAAACAATGTGCGCCGTCAGTACGGTTTGAATGACGCTTCTGTCGCGAACCGCAATACCGCTAACTACTGGAACCAAAATGGATTCTTGCGCCAACTCAACCAGCAGCAAGACGGTTGGTTCTTTGGGTTTACTCAGTCAGGTAAATCGACCTCGGTGAGTATTTTCCAAGAAGCCAACGGTGAGGTGAAGATGTTCACCAACTACCAGAACGTCAGCGGTCACACGATGTCTGGTCTGTCTAAATCGATGAATGATATGGTCTCTTTACTCAACAGTTTTAAGATCGAAAAGACAGGTTTCGTTTTCTTAGCCGATGAAAAAGGCCAAGTAAAAATTCACCGCGACAGCAGCAAAGCGAGCTCGTCGTTAAGCAACCTGTTTGGTCGAGAGTCATCTCAGCTGTTGAATAAATCGAGCTTCAACCTGATCCAAGCGGACTACCAAGGTGAGCGCGTATTTGTCGCGACCACGCATGTGCCATCCATGAACTGGTTTGTGGTTGGTGTGGTGCCAGTTAAAGAAGTGTTTGCCGATTTAGATAACGTGGCTAAGCAGATGATGATCACAACGGCGATTGTTGCTGGTTTATTTATTCTTATGGGCCTGTTTTTAGCAAACAGCATTGCGCGTCCAATCCGTGCGATTGCAGAGCGTTTCAGCGATTTAGGTAAAGGCGATGGTGATTTGTCACAGCGTATTGAAGTGAAAGGCAGTGATGAGGTTGGTCAGCTATCGCAAGGCTTCAATGGTTTTATCGAAAAAATCCACGATTCGATGAAAGAAGTCGCCTCGACCAGTCATGCATTACAGTCGGCGGCAGATGGCGTGTCAGTGAAATCGACGACGACCCATAATAACAGCCAGATGCAACGCGATCAGACGATTCAGGTTGTTGCCGCTATTAACCAAATGGGTGCGACGATCAGTGAGATTGCCTCTAACGCCGCAACGGCAGCAGAAACCGCGACACATGCTTCTGACAACACTCAAGTGGGTCAACATGTCGTGAACAAAGCAAAAGATGCCATCAGCCGTTTAGCAATGGATATTGAGAACACGGGTATGGTCGTAGAGCAGCTTGCTTCAACAACGCAGGATATTGGTTCGATTCTGGATGTTATTCGTGATATCTCTGAACAGACCAACTTATTGGCACTCAATGCTGCGATTGAAGCTGCGCGAGCGGGTGAACAAGGTCGTGGTTTTGCGGTTGTCGCGGATGAAGTTCGTAATTTGGCAAGCCGCACTGCAGATTCGACAGAAGAGATCCAGAAGATGATTAATCAGCTTCAAAGTGACGCGCAAGACGCCGTGACAGCGATGCAAGCGGGCAAAGTGGTCACGAGTGAAGGCGTATCATCGTCGGATGAAGCGGTGGAAGTTCTGATCAGTATTTCAGAGCGCATTCACGATATTTCGGATCGCAATACTCAAGTGGCAACCGCAACCGAAGAGCAATCTACGGTTGTTCATACCATCAACCAAAATATTGAAGAGATTAACTCAATCAATGAAGTGACGACTGGTACAGCGGAAGAGCTAGCAGAAGCCAGCGCGGATCTGAAAGCGTTGTCTAAGCGCCTAGACAGCTTGGTTGGCGGCTTCAAACTGTAATCTTTTTACAGAAACTAGAATAACTGGGGTTAAGTAGGTAAACTTGACCCCAGTTTTTGTATTGAAAAGGTAAGTGGGATCATGAGTGATTTCGAAAAAGAACTTGAGCTAATGTCGCAAGAAATGGGTGATGAACCTGAAGTGGCACTGCCTTCACTGGAAGAGCAGAAAGCGATTGCTGCTGAACTTAAAAAGCTGGAAGCAGAAGGCAAGCTGACGCCAGAAGTGCTTGAAGCGCATTTCGGTAAATTTTACGCCAAGACAGATACGCCGATTCACTAGTATCGGATTCTTACCTTTTAAGTAAGAAAATCAAATTATTAAGGTCGCTTATTGCGGCCTTTTTTATACTAAAAATTTAATGATGGCGATAAAGTGGCGGTAGTCATGGTACGTGTTTGTCAGGGTGTCTTAGTCGATAAGATTCGTAAAACTACGGTTTTTTACTTCCATCTTTTAAGTTGCGGATTGACATAGTAAATAGCACTTTAACTGTGTATAAAAACAGGTCAACCGATGTAAAATGAACAGCAATCTTCATCAGTGAAATGAATCTCGAAGATTGGTTTGATTTGTAATCTATCAGGATAACCAATAATGGCAATTTACGAGTAAGTCTGTAAAATACGCCGGCTAAGTTTTTTATGAGTGGTTTGAATGACAATTAAAGCGATAGATTTATTTGCTGGCGCTGGTGGTTTTACACTTGCTGCACTTGATGCAGGGGTAGACGTGCTTGCAGCTATCGAGTTTGATAAGGCGGCTGCTCACACGTATAAAGAAAACTTTATCAACGCTCGCAAGCAAAAAATTGACTTACGTGCCGGAAAAGACTTTGGTGATATCAACAATGTAGCTCCTTTAGAGCTACGAGAGAGCTTAAATCTAAAGAAGGGGGAATTAGATTTGATATTGGGTGGTCCTCCATGCCAAGGCTTCTCTACACATCGTATTAAAGGTGCTGGTGTTAACGACCCACGTAATGCTCTGCTGCTTAGATATTTTGAGTTTGTTAATGAATTCAACCCCAAAGCTTTCTTAGTTGAGAACGTCGCAGGCTTGTTGTGGGAACGCCATAAAGACTTTTTAGATAAGTTTATCTCTCTTGCTGAAGATGCAGGTTATATCATCAAGTTCTGTGGCATTGTGAACGCGAAGGATTATGGAGTACCACAGAATAGAAAGCGTGTCTTTATCTATGGATTGCGCCAAGATTTAGATAGAGATGATGATCATGTTTTCCCTCCTGAGCCAACTCATTTTTCTGAAGCAAGTGGGAAACGCCCTCTATGGGAAACTGCATCTAGTGTTTTTGAAAAAATTCCTAAAGACTTATACGAACAGTATTGGGAAGAATATTTTAAGAACAAAACGAAGTACTCATATGAGCAAACAATGGATCTTCTTAGCTCTCTTACACCTGGCAGAAAGGTTGAAGAAGATGATCTATGTAATGTTCACATGCAGCCTACTGCTAAGATGATGGAGCGGTTTTCAGATACCCCCCTTAATGGTGGTCGTGAAGATGCTGGAGAAAAGCACCGACTAAAGTGTCATTCTGGTGAGTACAAAGGTCATAAAGATGTTTATGGGCGTATTTTGATCCATCTGCCAAGCAATACTATCACCACTGGTTGTAATAACCCGTCAAAGGGTCGATTTGTTCACCCGTGGTTAAATCATGGGATGACATTACGGCATGCAGCGAGGTTACAGTCTTTCCCTGACGAGTTTAATTTTTATGGAAGCTCAACGGAAAAAGCCCGGCAAATTGGTAATGCAGTACCGCCATTACTTGGTAAAGTACTGATAAGTGACATATGCAGTAGATTGAATTAAATAAAGTGCCTACAATGTTAGGCACTTTTTTTATAGATAACCATCTGATATGACAGAAAAACCAACAAAGAGATCTGTTTCTTTCAAGGCACAAGCACGAACGATAGATCATCTAGGTAAAGGTCAAATTGCCGATGCCCCAACGG
Protein-coding regions in this window:
- a CDS encoding methyl-accepting chemotaxis protein → MKLNSITIKQKVVAGITFAVLASTVIVGVLAQNQARGVLEHRLIDIELPSMLDQVSDQIDYEVTQLLSAAEQLANNEFIQQAVNTTQVDAFDEALLVKELNNVRRQYGLNDASVANRNTANYWNQNGFLRQLNQQQDGWFFGFTQSGKSTSVSIFQEANGEVKMFTNYQNVSGHTMSGLSKSMNDMVSLLNSFKIEKTGFVFLADEKGQVKIHRDSSKASSSLSNLFGRESSQLLNKSSFNLIQADYQGERVFVATTHVPSMNWFVVGVVPVKEVFADLDNVAKQMMITTAIVAGLFILMGLFLANSIARPIRAIAERFSDLGKGDGDLSQRIEVKGSDEVGQLSQGFNGFIEKIHDSMKEVASTSHALQSAADGVSVKSTTTHNNSQMQRDQTIQVVAAINQMGATISEIASNAATAAETATHASDNTQVGQHVVNKAKDAISRLAMDIENTGMVVEQLASTTQDIGSILDVIRDISEQTNLLALNAAIEAARAGEQGRGFAVVADEVRNLASRTADSTEEIQKMINQLQSDAQDAVTAMQAGKVVTSEGVSSSDEAVEVLISISERIHDISDRNTQVATATEEQSTVVHTINQNIEEINSINEVTTGTAEELAEASADLKALSKRLDSLVGGFKL
- a CDS encoding DNA cytosine methyltransferase codes for the protein MTIKAIDLFAGAGGFTLAALDAGVDVLAAIEFDKAAAHTYKENFINARKQKIDLRAGKDFGDINNVAPLELRESLNLKKGELDLILGGPPCQGFSTHRIKGAGVNDPRNALLLRYFEFVNEFNPKAFLVENVAGLLWERHKDFLDKFISLAEDAGYIIKFCGIVNAKDYGVPQNRKRVFIYGLRQDLDRDDDHVFPPEPTHFSEASGKRPLWETASSVFEKIPKDLYEQYWEEYFKNKTKYSYEQTMDLLSSLTPGRKVEEDDLCNVHMQPTAKMMERFSDTPLNGGREDAGEKHRLKCHSGEYKGHKDVYGRILIHLPSNTITTGCNNPSKGRFVHPWLNHGMTLRHAARLQSFPDEFNFYGSSTEKARQIGNAVPPLLGKVLISDICSRLN
- a CDS encoding restriction endonuclease subunit S, with product MSDFEKELELMSQEMGDEPEVALPSLEEQKAIAAELKKLEAEGKLTPEVLEAHFGKFYAKTDTPIH
- a CDS encoding AAA family ATPase gives rise to the protein MHSEALLQLREYLNSQVIGQTELVNQLLVALLADGHILVEGPPGLAKTRAVKSLADCIEGDFHRIQFTPDLLPADLTGTDIFRPETGEFTFQAGPIFNSLILADEINRAPAKVQAAMLEAMAEKQITAGRKTYALPALFLVMATQNPIEQEGTYPLPEAQLDRFLLHLDVDYPSAESELEILRLNRGEAKGDTTQTPPVISQNDIFAARQEVLNTHMAESVEQYIIRLVMATRQPKKYDDTLSHWIEMGVSPRATIALDRCARAHAWLNGRDFVSPEDVQQMAFPVLRHRLLLSYHAQAEGIHPNQVINKLLSLVGSA